A DNA window from Brassica napus cultivar Da-Ae chromosome C1, Da-Ae, whole genome shotgun sequence contains the following coding sequences:
- the LOC106375452 gene encoding probable F-box protein At5g47300 translates to MMTMLPDNLVEEILSRVPATCLKRLRSTCKLWNGIFNDRRFAKNHFDKAPKQYMVLKLTEEYRLCSFRGELGLIDPVCSAQFRISHVFHCDGLLLCTSESYNRIVVWNPCTGQTKWITDPSDRVMFWVTFTLGRCYQENNYSYKLLRHVPCYEKLIFEICEINSDSCWRIPHDVTPDCLLQFAHYSVYLKGKTYWCASDSKEFDACMHLLSFDYTTERFGRLCLPGPYCRLHTVSLSVVREEKLSVLLRPHDRLGNEIEIWISSPIDDPKAVSWSKIFALDDPRLGYCTQTSFLVDDEKKIATCLERWIRSRDNAKAKLYYVLQYIVGEDNEVTLLDFGASSNLHLHSQLLFNYVPSLVHIQ, encoded by the coding sequence aTGATGACGATGTTGCCAGATAATTTAGTAGAGGAGATACTAAGTCGTGTTCCGGCCACATGTCTGAAACGTTTACGATCAACATGCAAACTATGGAACGGTATATTCAACGATAGGAGATTCGCAAAAAATCACTTTGATAAAGCCCCAAAGCAATATATGGTTCTCAAGCTAACGGAGGAATATAGGCTTTGCTCATTCCGTGGTGAGCTTGGACTAATAGATCCGGTTTGTTCAGCTCAATTCAGGATATCTCATGTCTTTCACTGCGATGGCTTGTTGTTATGCACCAGCGAAAGCTACAATAGAATAGTGGTTTGGAACCCGTGTACTGGTCAAACCAAGTGGATCACCGATCCCAGCGATCGTGTCATGTTTTGGGTAACTTTTACTCTTGGAAGGTGCTaccaagaaaataattatagcTATAAATTATTGAGACACGTGCCTTGTTACGAGAAGCTAATATTTGAAATCTGTGAGATCAACTCCGATTCATGCTGGAGGATTCCTCATGATGTCACTCCAGACTGCTTATTACAGTTTGCTCATTACAGCGTGTATTTGAAAGGAAAGACCTACTGGTGTGCTTCGGATTCAAAAGAGTTTGATGCGTGCATGCATTTACTGAGCTTTGATTATACAACAGAGAGATTTGGACGTCTGTGCCTTCCTGGCCCGTATTGTAGACTCCATACTGTGTCTCTATCGGTTGTTAGAGAAGAGAAGCTTTCCGTGTTATTACGACCCCATGATAGACTTGGAAACGAGATAGAGATATGGATAAGCAGTCCTATTGATGATCCCAAAGCTGTGTCGTGGAGCAAGATCTTCGCTTTGGATGATCCTCGTCTTGGCTATTGCACCCAGACAAGTTTCTTGGTGGATGATGAGAAGAAAATCGCTACATGTCTTGAAAGGTGGATACGTAGCCGTGACAATGCCAAGGCCAAGCTCTACTACGTCTTGCAATACATTGTTGGGGAGGATAATGAAGTCACGCTACTGGATTTTGGAGCATCTTCTAATTTGCATTTACATTCGCAACTTTTGTTTAATTATGTACCAAGTCTGGTTCATATCCAGTGA